A genomic stretch from Neodiprion fabricii isolate iyNeoFabr1 chromosome 3, iyNeoFabr1.1, whole genome shotgun sequence includes:
- the LOC124179173 gene encoding carboxylesterase 4A-like, with the protein MFVCKIGSRSCCYIAAACLLVALLLIAFLTIFGVIPIKNGDIPAGEDWMRPETTIPQGRLRGINMVTHLGRRFSAFIGVPFAEPPIGDLRFKQAVPAGPWNGTLDASRMPNACIQIEKKIIGDEDCLYLNVYTPQLPSSQNATLLPVMVFVYGGGFMVGRSTPDQRSPEFLLNKDVVLVVPNYRLGILGFFSTGDEVSPGNNLLKDIAEALRWTQRNIKYFGGDPNKVTLFGGSSGAACVRLLTLSPLTKGLFHQFMTHSTPQLYPPVPEPYSVAATRATKLGEYLGCPTNTSTTLVNCLMTFNGSYLYDTDVLLRDVRTARPIVWYPVVEPDVEGALFTDTPANIIANGEQHDLPWVVVVTKGEGIVTTAVYYDRPDLFQQFLDNVDSYLISFLRHDVWSADVDAQTAALKSRYLNDLTADRKLLLHNLTDIISDYEFIYHIYNEAKQHANNPAYKSPVYFCTFDYRGTFSKSYMYSNGNAENWGAAHGDELIYLLPEPTKNLALPGSEFTETDMKVVDTMVELWTSFATNGLPTTAALNDNAIWEPFSSDEKYLQIGNDSDPGIQLKSGFHEERMKFWENFFAARK; encoded by the exons ATGTTTGTATGTAAAATTGGCTCGCGCTCGTGCTGTTATATAGCAGCCGCGTGTCTGCTGGTGGCTCTTTTGCTAATCGCTTTCCTGACAATCTTTGGTGTTATTCCAATCAAAAATGGGGACATTCCCGCTGGCGAGGATTGGATGCGTCCGGAAACGACGATACCTCAAGGGAGACTCAGAGGTATAAATATGGTCACACACCTTGGCAGAAGATTCTCTGCCTTCATTGGAGTTCCGTTTGCCGAGCCACCGATTGGAGATCTCAG GTTTAAACAAGCCGTACCGGCGGGTCCTTGGAACGGGACTCTAGATGCCAGCCGCATGCCTAACGCATGTATTCAGATCGAGAAAAAGATCATAGGGGATGAGGACTGCCTCTATCTCAATGTCTATACGCCGCAG CTTCCTAGTAGCCAAAATGCTACGTTACTGCCAGTGATGGTCTTCGTCTATGGTGGAGGATTCATGGTTGGAAGGAGCACTCCTGACCAACGCAGTCCAGAATTTCTTCTTAATAAAGACGTGGTTCTCGTAGTTCCGAACTATCGTTTGGGAATACTAGGATTTTTCAGTACCGGCGACGAAGTATCGCCGGGGAATAATTTACTGAAAGATATAGCTGAAGCTTTGAGATGGACCCAACGAAACATCAAGTATTTCGGTGGTGATCCAAATAAAGTAACGCTCTTCGGTGGAAGTTCAGGCGCCGCCTGCGTTCGCCTTTTGACCTTATCTCCTTTAACAAAAG GACTCTTTCACCAATTCATGACACATAGTACACCGCAACTCTATCCTCCTGTTCCTGAACCGTATTCGGTGGCCGCCACGCGTGCCACGAAGTTGGGCGAATACCTTGGTTGTCCAACCAACACGTCAACCACCCTTGTTAACTGTCTGATGACTTTCAATGGGTCATACTTGTACGATACAGACGTGCTGTTGAGGGATGTAAGGACGGCCAGGCCTATTGTTTGGTATCCTGTAGTCGAACCCGACGTAGAAGGTGCACTTTTTACGGATACTCCAGCGAATATCATTGCCAATGGAGAACAGCATGATTTGCCGTGGGTGGTCGTTGTAACCAAGGGAGAAGGAATTGTTACAACTGCAG TGTACTATGATAGGCCAGACTTGTTCCAGCAATTTTTAGACAACGTTGACTCTTACTTAATCAGCTTCTTGAGACACGACGTTTGGTCAGCCGATGTCGATGCCCAAACTGCCGCTCTTAAGTCTCGTTACTTGAACGATCTAACTGCAGACAGAAAATTG CTACTACACAATTTGACTGACATCATAAGCGATTACGAGTTCATCTACCATATTTACAACGAGGCCAAACAACATGCAAACAACCCTGCTTACAAGAGTCCCGTATACTTTTGCACTTTTGACTACCGAGGCACTTTCAGCAAAAGCTATATGTATAGTAATGGTAACGCGGAGAATTGGGGTGCGGCGCATGGAGACGAGCTGATTTACCTCCTTCCTGAACCAACGAAAAATTTAGCGCTACCAGGCTCTGAATTTACTGAGACTGATATGAAAGTGGTCGACACTATGGTGGAGCTATGGACATCGTTTGCTACAAATGG GTTGCCGACTACTGCAGCTCTCAATGACAACGCGATTTGGGAACCATTCTCATCAGACGAAAAATATCTTCAGATCGGTAATGACAGCGATCCTGGAATTCAGCTTAAAAGTGGTTTTCACGAAGAGCGAATGAAgttttgggaaaattttttcgctgCTAGAAAGTAG
- the LOC124179208 gene encoding uncharacterized protein LOC124179208: MLREILHVKCGATRRRVEQRHPGNFPISQQRCFFTQMECFTVVCAKFYGQSIERNPMGESHRCSQSGQISIKYDLPGSNLSYHRGSLLGKPTSGGIWILI; this comes from the exons ATGCTACGAGAAATACTACATGTCAAGTGTGGAGCAACCAGGAGGAG aGTTGAACAGAGACATCCGGGTAACTTCCCCATTTCTCAGCAACGATG cTTCTTCACACAGATGGAATGTTTTACTGTAGTATGTGCTAAATTTTACGGTCAATCCATTGAGCGAAACCCGATGGGAGAATCGCATAGATGCAGTCAAAGTGGTCAGATTTCAATTAAGTATGATTTGCCAGGCTCCAATCTCAGTTATCATCGTGGGAGTTTGTTGGGCAAACCGACATCCGGAGGCATTTGGATTCTTATTTAG